The Ranitomeya variabilis isolate aRanVar5 chromosome 7, aRanVar5.hap1, whole genome shotgun sequence genome includes a window with the following:
- the LOC143784983 gene encoding histone H4 yields the protein MSGRGKGGKGLGKGGAKRHRKVLRDNIQGITKPAIRRLARRGGVKRISGLIYEETRGVLKVFLENVIRDAVTYTEHAKRKTVTAMDVVYALKRQGRTLYGFGG from the coding sequence ATGTCCGGTCGCGGCAAAGGAGGAAAAGGTCTCGGGAAGGGCGGCgccaagcggcacaggaaggtgctccgtgataacatccagggcatcaccaagcctgccatccgccgtctagctcgcagaggaggcgtcaagcgcatctccggcctcatctatgaggagactcgcggtgtcctgaaagtcttcctggagaacgtgatccgtgacgccgtcacctacaccgagcacgccaagaggaagaccgtcaccgccatggacgtggtgtacgcgctcaagcgccagggccgcactctctacggcttcggaggttaa
- the LOC143784799 gene encoding histone H2B 1.1, with protein sequence MPDPAKSAPAPKKGSKKAVTKTQKKDGKKRRKSRKESYAIYVYKVLKQVHPDTGISSKAMGIMNSFVNDIFERIAGEASRLAHYNKRSTISSREIQTAVRLLLPGELAKHAVSEGTKAVTKYTSAK encoded by the coding sequence ATGCCTGATCCCGCTAAGTCTGCGCCTGCGCCCAAGAAGGGCTCCAAGAAAGCCGTGACCAAGACCCAGAAGAAGGACGGCAAgaagcggaggaagagcaggaaggagagctacgccatctacgtgtacaaggtgctgaagcaggtccaccccgacaccggcatctcctccaaggccatgggcatcatgaactccttcgtcaacgacatcttcgagcgcatcgcaggggaagcctcccgcctggctcactacaacaagcgctccaccatcagctcccgggagatccagaccgccgtgcgcctgctgctgcccggagagctggccaagcacgccgtgtccgagggcaccaaggccgtcaccaagtacaccagcgccaagtga
- the LOC143786184 gene encoding histone H2A type 1-like, which produces MTGDKITAVQRAPITNLTVRCPSTVLAIISGRGKQGGKVRAKAKTRSSRAGLQFPVGRVHRLLRKGNYAERVGAGAPVYLAAVLEYLTAEILELAGNAARDNKKTRIIPRHLQLAVRNDEELNRLLGGVTIAQGGVLPNIQAVLLPKKTESSKKSK; this is translated from the exons ATGACAGGAGATAAAATCACTGCAGTGCAGAGAGCTCCGATCACAAATCTGACTGTAAGATGCCCAAGTACTG TTCTCGCCATCATATCTGGACGCGGCAAACAAGGAGGAAAGGTTCGCGCTAAAGCCAAGACCCGCTCATCCCGGGCAGGACTGCAGTTCCCTGTCGGCCGTGTGCACAGGCTTCTCCGCAAGGGCAATTATGCTGAGAGAGTCGGCGCCGGCGCTCCGGTCTATCTGGCcgctgtgctggagtatctgaccgctgagatcctggaattggccggcaatgctgcccgggacaacaagaagacccgcatcatcccccgtcacctgcagctggcggtgcgcaatgacgaggagctgaacaggctgctgggtgGGGTGACCATTGCCCAGGGGGGCGTCCTGCCCAACATCCAGGCCGTGCTGCTGCCCAAGAAGACCGAGAGCAGCAAGAAGAGCAAGTGA
- the LOC143784801 gene encoding histone H3, which yields MARTKQTARKSTGGKAPRKQLATKAARKSAPATGGVKKPHRYRPGTVALREIRRYQKSTELLIRKLPFQRLVREIAQDFKTDLRFQSSAVMALQEASEAYLVGLFEDTNLCAIHAKRVTIMPKDIQLARRIRGERA from the coding sequence ATGGCCAGAACCAAGCAGACCGCccgtaaatccaccggagggaaagcTCCCCGCAAGCAGCTGGCCACTAAGGCCGCCAGGAAGAGCGCTCCCGCCACTGGTGGAGTGAAGAAGCCCCATCGTTACCGGCCAGGGACAGTCGCTCTCCGTGAGATCCGCCGTTACCAGAAATCCACCGAGCTGCTGATCCGTAAGCTTCCCTTCCAGCGACTGGTGAGGGAGATCGCCCAGGACTTCAAGACCGATCTGCGCTTCCAGAGCTCGGCCGTGATGGCCCTGCAGGAGGCCAGCGAGGCTTATCTGGTGGGGCTGTTCGAGGACACCAACCTGTGCGCCATCCACGCCAAGAGGGTCACCATCATGCCCAAAGACATCCAGCTGGCCCGCCGGATCCGTGGGGAGAGAGCTTAG
- the LOC143784802 gene encoding histone H1.01-like encodes MMAETAPAAAPPPAEPAAKSKKQPKKSAAKKSHKSSGPSVSELIVKAVSASKERSGVSLAALKKALSAGGYDVEKNNSRLKLAVKSLVTKGALLQVKGSGASGSFKLNKKQETKDKVAKKKSAAAAKPKKPAAAKKAAKSPKKPKKAPTAAKKSPKKAKKPAAAAKKAAKSPKKPKAAPKPKKVTKTPAKKAAKPKAAKSPAKKAAKAKKPAAKK; translated from the coding sequence ATGATGGCAGAGACCGcgccagccgccgctccccctcccgcaGAACCGGCcgccaaatccaagaagcagccgaagAAATCCGCCGCTAAGAAAAGCCATAAATCCTCCGGCCCCAGCGTCTCCGAGCTGATCGTGAAAGCCGTGTCCGCCTCCAAGGAGCGCAGCGGGGTGTCTCTGGCCGCTCTGAAGAAGGCTCTGTCTGCGGGAGGATACGATGTAGAGAAGAACAACAGCCGCCTGAAGCTGGCCGTCAAGTCTCTGGTCACCAAGGGCGCCCTCCTCCAGGTGAAGGGCAGCGGCGCCTCCGGGTCCTTCAAGCTGAACAAGAAGCAGGAGACGAAGGACAAAGTGGCAAAGAAGAAGTCAGCAGCTGCGGCCAAGCCCAAGAAACCCGCTGCTGCCAAGAAAGCCGCCAAATCTCCGAAGAAGCCCAAGAAGGCTCCGACCGCGGCCAAGAAGAGCCCGAAAAAGGCCAAGAAGCCCGCAGCAGCGGCCAAGAAAGCGgccaagagccccaagaagccgaaaGCCGCTCCCAAGCCCAAGAAGGTGACGAAGACTCCGGCTAAGAAGGCGGCCAAACCCAAAGCTGCCaagagtccggctaagaaggcTGCGAAAGCCAAGAAGCCCGCGGCTAAGAAATAA
- the LOC143784804 gene encoding histone H4, translating to MSGRGKGGKGLGKGGAKRHRKVLRDNIQGITKPAIRRLARRGGVKRISGLIYEETRGVLKVFLENVIRDAVTYTEHAKRKTVTAMDVVYALKRQGRTLYGFGG from the coding sequence ATGTCTGGTCGCGGTAAAGGAGGAAAAGGTCTCGGGAAGGGCGGCgccaagcggcacaggaaggtgctccgtgataacatccagggcatcaccaagcctgccatccgccgtctagctcgcagaggaggcgtcaagcgcatctccggcctcatctatgaggagactcgcggtgtcctgaaagtcttcctggagaacgtgatccgtgacgccgtcacctacaccgagcacgccaagaggaagaccgtcaccgccatggacgtggtgtacgcgctcaagcgccagggccgcactctctacggcttcggaggttaa